In the bacterium genome, TGGCAAAAGCAACGCTACGATGTAATGCTCATCGTCCGTAACAGCGACGGTTCCGCTCGCTGGATGAATATCACCGATGCCTTGAAACGCACGAAATCTCTACCAAAACATATCGTTTTCACCGGTGAACCATTCACCAAAGAAAGTGTCGTCCAGTACCGTAAACGCTTGCTGAATAGGTAGTGTTTTTGTAAAATAACACTTCTACATCAATCGCTAATCACAATCGGCAAATTTGAAACGACCAATCACCATTCTTATGTCGGAGCAATGCATGTGTGATGTATTCATCAGCCATAGCTCGAAAGATGATTCGTTTGTCAGTCAACTTGCGCAAGAATTGACTGCCGCTGGGCTTAAAGTATGGGCTGACCATACAACGATTAACCCGGGTGACCACATCGTTCTAAAAATTCAAGATGGCTTGCGCAAGGCTAAAAAAGTAATTCCGGTTCTCTCGCCACATTACATGGAGTCAGACTGGTGTCAAGCAGAAATTCTTGATACTCTTTGGAATGATCCACTCAACCGTTTCAATCGTATCGTCCCAGTTCGTATTGCTCATTGCGAGATTCCACACCTTCAAAGAGCACTGTCTTACATTGATTGCGTTCCCAACGAAACGGTGGGGATACAGCAAACTGTCGAAGCATGTAAGACTCTCTTGCCAAAAGAACCCTCCTCACCTCGAAAACATTATTTTTCAAGACTCGAACAAGAATCACCCTTTCACGCTGGAGGAGATTTTCCATTACTTCGTACAGGTTACATTTGGCGAGCATGTGATCAAAAGTTGATTTCTAACTTCAGTCAGTATCCAAGAATAATGATTTTTGGTGAACAAATGTCCGGTAAATCCAGTCTTCTGATAAGACATGAGTATTGGAGTAAAAACTCTGTTGTCGGGTTGGTGAAATTAGATGAAATGAATGATGGACCTTG is a window encoding:
- a CDS encoding toll/interleukin-1 receptor domain-containing protein, translating into MCDVFISHSSKDDSFVSQLAQELTAAGLKVWADHTTINPGDHIVLKIQDGLRKAKKVIPVLSPHYMESDWCQAEILDTLWNDPLNRFNRIVPVRIAHCEIPHLQRALSYIDCVPNETVGIQQTVEACKTLLPKEPSSPRKHYFSRLEQESPFHAGGDFPLLRTGYIWRACDQKLISNFSQYPRIMIFGEQMSGKSSLLIRHEYWSKNSVVGLVKLDEMNDGPCDEFSQRVLEALIEYLSSKGGHYIAKTNVRLIEQILTCHDFTLVIDDYQRLQSIASARNFMNALNSLQKRPHNHCFKIIAASYVEPHVVAQNAGLDHLNFKDWYVINLKPFTTDDILVACRLFPEPISSKIIKHSAAILKQSDKPKLIQEKFEKLWRHCMKANFKTEEELDETILRLIDGSELI